The Streptococcus downei MFe28 DNA window AAGACTCAGGAGAGCCTGCAGGACTATAAGGATTTCTTTGAGCCTCAATTAGACGATATGGCGATTTCCCGAAACATCACCATGGGGATTAAAGAAATTGCTGCTCGGGTTGATTTAATTGAGAAAGAAAAGGCTGCCGTTCAAGTTGCTATTGACATGGCAGTTGCGAAATAAGATTAGGAGGGTCTAGAAAGTCTTCTAGGCCCTTTTTTGTAAGGGTTTTAGACCTATTTCAGCTAGTATTGTTAGACTGAAACAAATCTCAAAAATTTAATGAGATAATTCTACCAGTCCTGTTAGGATTTGGGAGTCAATCTCGGCTGATATTTTATCTTTCTCAGTCGCAATGGACTGGGACAAGTTCTTAGAAATATGGTAAGATAGAGTGAAGAATGGAGTATTGTTCAATGATTAAAATTTTGTTGGTAGAAGATGATTTGAGCCTTTCAAATTCCGTTTATGATTTCCTGGATGATTTTGCTGAAGTCACCCAAGTTTTTGATGGAGAAGAAGGTCTATTTGAAGCAGAAACAGGTGTTTATGACTTGATTTTGCTTGATTTGATGTTGCCAGAAAAAGATGGCTTTACCGTCCTTAAGGAGTTGCGCGATAAGGGTGTCGTTACCCCTGTCTTGATTACTACAGCCAAAGAAGCTCTGGATGACAAGGGGCATGGCTTCGAACTTGGGGCGGATGACTATTTGACCAAGCCTTTCTATTTGGAAGAATTGAAGATGCGAATTCAAGCTCTCTTGAAGCGCTCAGGTAAAATTAACGATAAGTTGCTGACCTACGGTGATTTAGAATGTGATACATCAACCAATACTGTTAAAGTAAACGGTAAGGTTGTTGAACTCTTGGGTAAGGAATTTGACCTTCTAGTTTATTTCCTTCAAAATCAAAATGTCATCTTGCCTAAAACGCAAATTTTTGACCGAATTTGGGGCTTTGATAGTGATACAACCGTATCCGTTGTCGAAGTTTATGTTTCTAAAATTCGTAAAAAATTAAAGGGAACTGATTTTGAAAAATGTCTTCAAACACTACGCAGTGTGGGGTATATTCTAAAGGATGTTAAATAGGTTGAAGAAGAGAATCTTTTCTGAAGGTTTCTCGACTTTTCTTCACTTTTTATCCGTCTTCACAGTCATTTTCTTGGTCATGACTATCCTGATTCTGCAAATTATGCGGATAGGAATTTACTCGTCAGTAGATGATAATCTCAACAAGGCTGTCGATAGCATTGATTCTTATGTCTATATGAATATGTATCGGGCCAGTCTTTACTCTGCCTTTGATGGTAAGAATAATGCAGACTTATCTGTTTTTACTGACGGTGATGAATTTTTGGGAAATGGGACAACCCTGCCGGGCAATGCCAATTCGGGTCTCTATCAAAGTTCCAACAAATCCCATGTGGAATTAAATGCCACCATTGAAACCATCATTTACGATAAGAATGGTAAGGTTCTTAATAGCTCAGAGATTCTTTCAGGTCTTAACAAGCTACAAATTGATAAGAGCGAGCTTGGCGAAGTGAATGAGATTAGTGTTAGTGGTAGCTTTCGTGAGAAGGAGCATTACCGCTATAAGACCGTAGCGGTTAAAGATAAGCAATTCCCCAAGGTGGCCTATGCGACTATTGCTATTAGTGTCAACCAGTTAGATAGTGCCAATTCTCGTTATCAAATTATTATCATTACGGTGATGATTGTTTTCTGGCTCATATCTGTCTTTGCTAGTGTTTATCTGGCTAACTGGTCTCGCAAGCCAATTTTAGAAAGCTATGAGAAGCAGAAGAACTTTGTTGAGGATGCCAGCCATGAGTTGAGAACGCCTCTGACGGTTCTCCAGAATCGGCTTGAGAGCCTCTTTCGTAAGCCTGATGAAACCATCTTAGACAATTACGAGACAGTGGCCTCAAGCTTGGAAGAAGTCCGCAATATGCGGATTTTAACCACCAACCTGCTAAATTTAGCCCGACGGGATGATTTGCTTAATCCTGAGATTGAAGAAATTGAGCCAAAATTCTTTGATAAGATTTTTGAGAATTATGGCCTCATCGCTGAGAAAAATGGAAAAGACTTATCCTGCCACAATGGCTTAGAGACGACCATCAAGTCTGATAAGACCTTGATTAAACAAGTCATGACCATCCTCTTTGATAATGCGGTTAAGTATACTGGAGACGATGGTGCCATCAGTATTGATGTGGCTAGTAGTGATAGGAAGCTGGTCATCAGGGTCGCAGACAATGGCTCAGGAATTAGTGAAGAAGATAAGACAAAGATTTTCGATCGCTTTTATCGGATTGATAAGGCCAGAACCCGGCAAACGGGTGGTTTTGGTCTAGGACTCTCCTTGGCTAAGCAGATTGTCGAAGCCCTAAAGGGGACGATTAGCGTCCGAGACAATGACCCCAAGGGAACGGTTTTTGAAATTAAATTAAATGCTTAAAAGGCCTCTTCGCCATTGCTTGCGAAGGGCCTTTTATACTGATTTAAACTCAAAACCTGAAAGTTATACCAAGCAATTGGATTTATTAGCGAACCAGTAAGTGATTATCCAATTTTTTTCTGCGTAGTGCCATTATTAGCAAGGACGATTTTTGTTGCGCACTAGTATCCCGATTTTGAGCCATAAAAAAACCTCCAGAAGGAGGTGAATTTTAGCCAAGTTTAGCTGCAAGACGAGCTTTATCACGGCTAGCTTTATTCTTGTGAATCAATCCTTTAGATTGAGCTTTATCGATTGCTGAGCTAGCAGCACGGAAAAGTTCTTCAGATGGATTTGCTTCAAAAGCTTTGATTGCAGTACGCAAAGCTGATTTTTGAGCTGAGTTCTTTTCGTTTTGCTTAACGTTAAGTTCAGCACGCTTGATAGCTGATTTAATATTTGCCAAAGTTTTCACCTCCATTTTTACTAACCATTCCATTATAAAGGAAATAGCCAAGTTTGACAAGCCTTTATCACTTTTTCAGGTAAATTTTATCAATCCTATGATTTTGGGATTTGTGAAGAATGAGTTCAGCTCGATTACGGGTTGGCTCGATATAATTTTCCAAATTAACCAAATTAACTTTTTCCCAGGTCTCTTTAGAAAAGGCCAGGGCATCTTCCAGCTTCAATTTTGTCAAAGAATAGTAGTAGTTTTTCTTATCCGCCTGGGCTAATTTCAAAAGGGTTTGGAAACGCTCCAGATACCATTTCTCGATATGAGCGACTTCTGCATCAATATAGATTGAGAAGTCGTAGTAGTCATTCATATAAAGACGATGGTTCTGTTGGTTTTGAAAAACATTGATACCTTCAACAATGAGAAAGTCTGCCGCCTCAATGGTCTCTTTTTTCTGTGGGACAATATCATAAATTTCATGGGAGTAGACAGGGATGGACATGGTCTGACCATTTTTTACACCATCCAAGAAGTTGATGAGGCTTTCCATATCATAACTTTCGGGAAATCCCTTCTTGTCCAGAATCCCCTTTTGTTTTAAAACTTGGTTGGGGTAGAGAAAGCCGTCTGTTGTCACCATTTGGACCTGGCTATTTTTGAAAGTTCGGGCCAAGAGTAGCTGAAGGAGACGACTAGTGGTGGATTTGCCGACCGCAACTGAGCCTGAAATGCCAATGATGAAGGGCCTCTTTTTAGCCTGTTTCTGCAAGAAAATTCCCTTGGCGAAGCTGAGGTTTTCTTGGGCATTTT harbors:
- a CDS encoding sensor histidine kinase encodes the protein MLNRLKKRIFSEGFSTFLHFLSVFTVIFLVMTILILQIMRIGIYSSVDDNLNKAVDSIDSYVYMNMYRASLYSAFDGKNNADLSVFTDGDEFLGNGTTLPGNANSGLYQSSNKSHVELNATIETIIYDKNGKVLNSSEILSGLNKLQIDKSELGEVNEISVSGSFREKEHYRYKTVAVKDKQFPKVAYATIAISVNQLDSANSRYQIIIITVMIVFWLISVFASVYLANWSRKPILESYEKQKNFVEDASHELRTPLTVLQNRLESLFRKPDETILDNYETVASSLEEVRNMRILTTNLLNLARRDDLLNPEIEEIEPKFFDKIFENYGLIAEKNGKDLSCHNGLETTIKSDKTLIKQVMTILFDNAVKYTGDDGAISIDVASSDRKLVIRVADNGSGISEEDKTKIFDRFYRIDKARTRQTGGFGLGLSLAKQIVEALKGTISVRDNDPKGTVFEIKLNA
- the coaA gene encoding type I pantothenate kinase translates to MSHEFINFEEVSRQTWQGLHQAEQALLTQAELDSIKSLNDKIDIQDVREVYLPLISLIQIYKNAQENLSFAKGIFLQKQAKKRPFIIGISGSVAVGKSTTSRLLQLLLARTFKNSQVQMVTTDGFLYPNQVLKQKGILDKKGFPESYDMESLINFLDGVKNGQTMSIPVYSHEIYDIVPQKKETIEAADFLIVEGINVFQNQQNHRLYMNDYYDFSIYIDAEVAHIEKWYLERFQTLLKLAQADKKNYYYSLTKLKLEDALAFSKETWEKVNLVNLENYIEPTRNRAELILHKSQNHRIDKIYLKK
- the rpsT gene encoding 30S ribosomal protein S20 — encoded protein: MEVKTLANIKSAIKRAELNVKQNEKNSAQKSALRTAIKAFEANPSEELFRAASSAIDKAQSKGLIHKNKASRDKARLAAKLG
- a CDS encoding response regulator transcription factor, translating into MIKILLVEDDLSLSNSVYDFLDDFAEVTQVFDGEEGLFEAETGVYDLILLDLMLPEKDGFTVLKELRDKGVVTPVLITTAKEALDDKGHGFELGADDYLTKPFYLEELKMRIQALLKRSGKINDKLLTYGDLECDTSTNTVKVNGKVVELLGKEFDLLVYFLQNQNVILPKTQIFDRIWGFDSDTTVSVVEVYVSKIRKKLKGTDFEKCLQTLRSVGYILKDVK